The sequence below is a genomic window from Setaria italica strain Yugu1 chromosome IV, Setaria_italica_v2.0, whole genome shotgun sequence.
GGATAATGATTGTTGCAATAACTGTGGGCTCCCAACAGGCGGTTATACGCTTTCCAGGATTAGAAGCCAAAGCAGCAGGGTTCTCAACTTGTACCTTGCTGGGAAATACAACTTAAGTTTAGTTTTCTAGCAGAAAACAAATATAGCAAATACAATTGTGAATGCACACCTTCCATCACCGTATTCAAAAATATAAGGTACGGTTGGTATGGTCGATATGACTTGAGCTCCATATTCCTAAATAAACCCAGTGGCAGAATCAGAATCTCAAGGCAATTAGGTCACACAAATTATTTACATTATATCACATCTGATAATTTCCTCTTTTTCACATTATATTCCATTTTTCCTCTTTATAAGTTCAAATGAGCAGAAGAGTTTCTGGATTGACACAGGTATTCAATGCACTTAACCTGATGATGAAAGATATTCTCTACCTTTTTTTCTGCTGAAACATTCCATACTTCTAAAGGCATCCCAAAGAGTCAAAGTTACAAATTTCCATGAGATACTAGCATACTAGTTAAGAACGATGCTCTTTAAAACTAATTTTTAAACATCAATTGGTGTATTATGTATCTTGAGCACGTATTATGTGACTaaacataaaaaaatcaatGAATCAGAATTATGGGAAAAACTATACTTGCTCAAGCCGTTGGTGGAATACATCCATGTGTAGCAATCCTAGGAAGCCACATCTGTACAGAAGACAGTCATAAGAAAATCAACAATAGATTACAGCAAATTCCACACTCAGTGTAATGAAACTATAGAGAACTAGTTCACATACAGAAAATCTGGTACCTGAATCCCATGCCAAGTGCATTGCTTGACTCTTTTGTAACAGAGACACTGGCATCATTACATGTTAGTTTCTCAATCGCATGGCTAAGAGCTTCGAAGTCAGAACCATCAGCAGGATAGAGACCAGAGAAGACCATGTGTTTTGCAGGCTTGAAACCTGAAAGGCTATTCTGTATGATGTCGCACCGCACGCAACCAAAAACTAAGGAAAGAGAACACGAAACATGGCTATGGAACTGCAATACATCATGCATGTTCTTCTCAGGCTAAATCGGACTAAATAAAAAGTGAAAATACATGAGGACataaatttttttcaagaatGGGACTCCGTACCAGGAAGTGGCTCAACAATGCTCTTTGCCTGGTGAAGGGTATCGCCAATGCGTGCTTCTTTAGTTGAACGCATTCCACTAATAACATACCCAACTTGTCCAGTGTAGAGCACTCCAGTAGGTGTAAGCTCAGGGTGCATAATGCCAACATCCAGAACTTCATATGCACGGCCAGTTGCAGCTGATGCTATCTTATCACCTTTACGCAGAGCACCATCAACAACAGCAACATGGCAAATCACTCCTTTGTACTCATCATAGTAGGAATCCAGAAGCAACATCCGTACAGGTGAATCACATTTCCCAGGTGGGGAAGGTATGCGTTCAATTACAGCAGGTAATACATGTTCAAGGCCTTTCCCAGTCTTGGCAGAAGTGAGCAGGGCTTCACTTGGATCAATATCAAATAACCTCTTCAATTGATCCTTTACATTATCTGGATCAGCAGTCGGCTGATCAATCTTGTTAATCACAGGAATGATGCTCAAATTTGATTCAAATGCAAGGTAAAAGTTTGCGATTGTTTGAGCTTGTACTCCTTGTGCTGCATCAACTACTAAAAGAGCACCCTGGCAAGCTGCAAGGGACCTGGATACCTCATAGCTGAAATCCACATGGCCTGGTGTATCAATCAAATTAAGCAAATATCTTGGTGCATCTGAGTCCTGGGATGCAGTAGTGTTCCTATAGAACATAGTTGCTGTTTGTGCTTTGACTGTAATTCCCCTTTCTCTCTCAACCTGGTCATCACATACATGGACGTTACAACAGAAGACATGCAATATCAAACTACACATCAAGGCCTGATACAATGTCAAAGCAATTTTCTGAAAGCAATGTCCAGATCAGAGTACAGGGAAAAAGGAGTTAAGGTTGTGGAAATAAACATTCTTAGCTAAATGTAGTTGAATCATATAACATTAAAATCTAAACGTAACAATTATTCTAAAAATAATGCAGTCATCAATACAGTTCCAGAATCTAATCGTGAAAACAGTAAGGAAatggtggtttaactgaacTAATCACCAATCACCATCCAATAATTGAACGGTAAAGGGCCAACATTTCGCTAATTTCTCTAAGTTATCTAAGAAAGGGGGAGTGAACGGGGAGAATTGGCGCCGCACTTGCAACTTGTCGAGGTACTGGGGCTGGCCATGGCCCTTCTGGATGGTGCCGGTGAGCTCCAACAGCCTGTCCGCGAGCGTCGACTTTCCGTGGTCGACGTGGGCGATGATGGAGAAGTTCCGGACCCGCTCCGGCGGGTACAGCGCCAGCTCGGACCCGGacaccgcgccgcgcgcgccgtgcTCCGGCGACGCCTGCGACGAGAGGAGGCGCTCGGGCTGCTGGAGCGCGTTCCGGGAcaaggagggggcggcggcgataTGCCGCGCAATCCCGCGAGCGGATCGCcggagcacggcggcgccggccattCCGAGAcgcgggcgggggcggccggcggcgggggctaggGTTCTGGGGGGGGATTTGGCGGAAGAGGAAGATGGGTTGCGTGGAAGCGGTCTATGGACTGGAGACTAGAGAGCCAGACCATGGAGGTGTCCGTGCGCCTGTGACGTGCCAATGTAAGTTCCATCGTGGTTGCGAAAGGCATTCGATCTGCCATGGATTTGTAAAAAACTGTCACGTTTGTGTGGTGCTTGGCCGGTGCAAAATGTCCTTGTAGTGTACAGCTCGGAtagagttttctttttttttttacttgtacACTTCTTCTAATAAATCTACTTTATTATGAACtgcttcaaaaaaaagaaaaataaaggtaAAAAGATTGTCTTTGACTCGCTGGTGCTCGTCATTTACGATTACGAATGTGACCATCCATCTTTCTTGGTTGGCTCACAAGTTGAGCTTCCTTCCTTCGGATCCGTGACATATAACATAACCTACTCAAATCCTACAAGCATAATGTGGTTGAGCGCGCTAGCATATGCCGATGGCCATACATATTCCTCACGTGAATTGGCCTACCAGATGCTTCCCATGATAAAGGCAACGCATTCAAATGTGCCACCGGTCATAATCACGCAACTACGCAAGTGTTTGATACTCTTTTCGTTCCAAatttatacatctagacatatgctatatttagatgcataataaaaactatgcaaaaaaacaacttataatttgaaacggaaacggagggagtacagcTCTCAATCAATACCGAACCGAGAGTTTCATTAATGCATAGTAGCCATCTGAGCATCAGATCGAGGGGCATCGTACTTATTGTAATACAGTCATCGGTTAAGTGCGGCGCCGTTACACATTCTCAATCCAATATGCTAGCTTCGCCAAGGTCGTGCCGATCATCAACCCATCGCCAATTTGCCTTCCTCTCCATCACCACGGGATAGAATGAATCACCAATCGCTTGCCATCTTGAGCCATTCGGCCATTCCCCAAATGGCCAAATGCTCCCCGGTTCTGCCCGTCCAAGCCCTGCAATGCAAGCGTCCACGTCCATCCATGCACGCGCAATCGGCAACCGCTGGCTGAACGAGCCCCTCCCCGTGTCCCTCCCCGCCCACGGCCGTCTCGCCGCTTTCCCTGCCAAAGAACGCTCGCTCGCCCATACCCGGCGCGCCCCCGCGGAACACGGCGAGACGCacgtccgcctcctccgcggccgcgccggcccccgcccccgcgcgcgcTATAAGAACACGCCCTGGAGCGACCGCGAGCGCCTCACCGCGCCGGCTCTCCCCTTTCCCGCACCTCGCCCATGTCCGTTCACCCGGGAGGGCTCAGCATCCTTCGGAAGGACTAACACTTCTTCCCGAGACCTGAGCCCGTCCCCGCGGTGACCAGCCGAGCCGGCGCACACGTCGCCTCCGATCCCGGGGCTCTCACCGCCGAGCCCCGACCCAATTTAACTAACTACTAGGATCCATCGGTAGTAGCAGCACCGTACCACTAGTGCGGAGCACAATGGCGGGCTCCGCCGTCGTGTCCGTGTCCAtcctcctcttcgtcctcctcgccaccgccgccgcggccacgccgACCGACGTCGCCATCGACGAGGCGTACGCGCACCTGGTCAACGTCACCGGGGACCAGGAGCACTGGGCGGAGCGCGCCGAGGTAGCTCGCGCGTACAACCGCGCCGCCTACATGAGCGACCCCGTCGCCGTCATGGACCGCTTCGAGGACGGCGGCGTGCGCACGGACGAAGCGGCGACGGTGCGGTCCCCGTCCCTGCCGCGTAAGTTCCGGGCCGGTGCACGGCCACCGACCCCATCGACCAgtgctggcggtggtgccgCGGCGACTGGGCCCGGGACGACCGGAAGCGCCTGGCCAGGTGCGCCATCGGCTTCGGCGGCCACAAGGCCAACGGCGGGCTCGCCGGCGAGTTCTACGTGGTCACCGACCCCACCGACGACCCCGCCAGCCTCGTCGCCCTCCAACCGGGGCAACCTCCGGCACGCCGTCGTCGAGGACCGCCCGCTCTGGATCACCTTCGCGCGCGACATGGTCTGATGGTCATCTAGCTCAGCAACGAGCTCATTGTCACCAGCGACAAGACCCTCGACGGCCGGGCCGCGCAGATCACGCTGCAGCACGTGAGCAACGTCATCCTCCACAACCCTCCGCATCCACGGCGCGAGGCCGCGCCCGGGGGCGCCGTCATCAGGGACGGCGCGAGGCCGCCACTTCCGCGCCCGCGGCgccagcgacggcgacggcgtctCCGTGGTCGGGTCCAGCAACCTCTTGATCGACCACGTGTCCATTGCACGGCTGCGCCGACGGGCTCGTCGACGTCATCGGGGGATCCACCGCCGTCACCGTCTCCAACGGCCACTTCACCAGGCACGGCCGCGTGATGCTCTTCGGCGGCAGCGACGACAGCCCGCGGGACAAGATCATGCAGGTCACCGTCGCCTTCAACCACTTCGTCAAGGGGCTCGTGCAGCGGATGCCGCGGTGCCTCTACGGCTTCTCCCACGTCGCGAACACCGACTACACGCACTGGCAGATGTACGCCATCGGCGGGAACAAGAACCATCATCAGCCAGGGCAACCGGTTCAGGGCCAGCGACGACGGCAGCTTCAAGGAAGTCACCAAGAGCCGTTGCCCTGATATGGAAACCTCTTGGCAAGAGAGAGCACGCGACCTACAGCGAGTACAAGGACTGGGTGTGGAAGTCGCAGGGCGACCTGTTCCTGAACGGTGCCTTCTTCAACCCCTCCGGCGGCCAGAACGAGCGCCGGTTCGAGAAGCTCGACCTCATCCAGGCCAAGAGCGGCCAGTACGCCGAGTCGCTAACCAAGTTCGCCGGCGCGCTCAACTGCCGCGTCGTCAAGAAGTGCTACCCAGCCCGGATGACGATGTAGGTGATTGATTGGGTTGGCGATCGATACTTTGGTTCAGGTTGAGTAGAGCTCTTGTGTTTGGATGATATCTGTAATGGTCAACCACTGCTTGCCAGCTGCCAGCATGGTCCTTGTGACACATACGGCTTGGCTTTTTTGTGGTACTCGTGGTGGTAATACCGAGGGTGTGGCAGTGCTTCGCACAACTAAAATCATGTGTCCATCGAAATCATAATATGAGATTGTGGATTTGTGACGAGGTAAAAGAGGTTATTTGGAAAGTAGCGATTGACATGTTCTTTGGGCTTGTTTGGATATAAAGGGATTGGAGTGGAACGAAGGGGACAGAATCCAAAATAAACTAATTTGCCCTCCAACCCCTCCCATTCCACTGCTATCCAAACAAACCCTTAGTGGGGACTATCTCTGGGATCCTAAAAATTCGTCGAAACCGAGCCTAAGGGGATGCTTGTTCATGTCCATAACTTGTCACGCCACAAGTTGGACGCACCACAAGTTATGTCGGGCATGGTAGTGCTTTGCACAACTAAAATCATGTGCCATGTGCTGCATGTGAGCGGTTGTTTGAAAAGTGatgattgatatgtttttagtgTGGACTGCAATCCTAAAAGTTCAAATAAACTCGGACTAACTGTTGGGGATCTATAGGTAATATATAGGCTATAGGTAATATATGGGTTCCTTCTTTGTATGCACACGAGTGTTTTAGCTTTTAGGTGCTCTCAATGTTTGATTTTTGAGCCATCCATCAGCTTAGCTTTGTAAtaacaaaaaaagagagaatgtTATTAGGGGGTTCttacaccttaaaattttaactGTAGTATTGAAAAAACCCACCACACTAGTTTTCGAAGAAATTAAAAACACATTCATTTGGAGGATTTGAAACTAGCAATTTGAATCGGAAAAACAGAGGGAAAATTGCACTATTCAATTTAATGATCATCTAACACTCTAAATTGAACCAAAAGTCCACGCCAAATACACGTGATATATGACTTaatttagaattcaaaataCCGAAAAACAAGTAAGCAAGCCTAATTATTGGGGATCTATGGTAGTTTGATTTTGATGTGCACTTAAGAATTATATATCACTCATATCAAATTTAGCTTTGTAATGATAAAAAAACAATTGCTATTGGAGGGTATTACACCTTATCTATTTTCTTAACATTGTAGTGTAAAGAAAAGACACCATGTTCTTCTAGCAAACTAACCACATCaatgaacaaaaacaaaaaaaaatctaacattttattttaaatattattaaaCTATCTAAATTAAACTCAAAATTCTGTACAAAATATGATTAATGTATAGCTAAATTTGAAGAATACAATAACATAATATATAGAAATATATAAGATTACAATTCAACTTGTATTACAAGATGATTTGCTTTCATTTATCAGTGAAGACTGCATGCATATGAGCAACTAAATCAATCTATTAAAGTAGTGATGTAAAAGAAACATGATCGAAGTTGCAGAGACTTAAATAGGGGTATTTTATGTGTACTCACATCAATACCTATGATTTTATATAAAAAGTTTAATATGTATATAATATAGTTGATAAAAAAGAGTATATGTTCATTTTTCATTCTTATTGGAATTTATAAGAGTGCAATGAGTTTCCATTATTTTCATGTTGATATTTTTGTATTATTATTGTATTAAACTTAAAAACATAATAACGAACACCCAGGTCCAAAAGACTAGTTATGCCACTCATAGGTTGGGTAAAGTTGTAATGGTATGAAACGATCACCATCAGATCTATATCGTCGGACACAATCaatttataattattttttGGTCAAAACTTCGCATAAAAAATGATCTTTGAGTCTAAACTAATTTCTTACAATTTTTGTATGATGTGCATATATGTTGATTATCATTTTGTTGAAGCACAACAAAATAGTTGGATAATTAGGATGTGATTAGAAAAAAGAAAGCATCTTCCATGGTGTGTGTAATAATGTTTATTATACATATTTAAGTAATGTGTCGCATCATCATTAAATTGAAATATATGTGTCCATGACTAGATTGATTGACAAATATCCTTGGACCTTGCTTAGATAGGAATCAGAAAGTACATCATACGAAGCACAGAGATTTACAAAGGTTCGGGTCCCTAATGAGTTAACCCTAGGACATGATGTGTGTGCATCTTGTATATATGATTACCATCGTTTATGGGCACATTGATTATCATGATATCTCTTTTCTCAATCATAACGAGATATCTGGAACCACCATACCCTTGTACTCGATAGATATTTTTCAACACATATTATATAATATCTTTCAATTAGAAACATTGGGCTTCTCATAAGAAATGCAGTAGTTCAAATAGTCTATTATTTAACTCCAAAACTGTATATTGTCTCGAGATACGTGCAAATATTCTAGCCAGTTTTTGTTCTTGAGTAACATTTTGAGCTAGTTGAACAGACACTTGTACTAGTCACGTAGATTAGTGAAAAATTCAAATTCTAGTCGGTTTACTTGCTATTTGTTAGTTTGGTTGGCGCCCATGACTGATGGTTGCCATCTTGCATTGGTGCACACAGCATACACCTAGCTACGTTTCCTATTGGATGACTAGGTACGTCATGCGATCTACCGGTTCGAATGCAAGAAATATCTTCCTGCTGCCTACTTGGCAAATGTCTTTGGACCTTGTGCCTGTGCACCAAGCTAGCTGTATTTGGGTTCACCAGGACAGGCCCTGAGCTTGCCAAAGTGAGGGATGGAGGGAGGTGACACTGTAGTAGTGATatgtttttttgaaagaactGTGGTAGTGATATGCTGGGTCCATCAGTTGAGATGTAATAATTGGAAAGAGAAGCAGGAAGATTAATATATGGAACCATCTGAAATATTGGGCTACCACTGATGTTTCTTTAAACCGAAAAATTGGTAGTAATGTATAACATACTTTTAAAAAAACACTATCTGAATATTGAGTTACCATTGATGTTTTTTTTCACCATGTTGTTGACTTTAGACATTTGTGCCACCTCCTTCTTCCTCGTCTCTACGATCTATTTCCACAGTGCCATTTCCCACTCGGTCCTCTCTTTCCCGTCTCCACCATTACCTAGATCCACTAAGACGATTTCACCTAGCCAGCGCTGCAAAGCCCCCAATGCTATCATCACCATGCACTATCCATGGCAATGGCGGTGCCACCAACACCTCGCCGCTCCGTTGGAGCTTGTCTTGAACAGAGAAGAAGGCTAGTTGGTTGAGCGCGAATCACTAGATGCCTAGATGCGATGGAACCATCCAAAATTAGGTGTCTTCATCCTCTGTTCCATTGTTTTTTGGATGAAGGAGCTGAAGCAGGGTATATGCGTACTCAGGGACGAttcaagcaaagcaaagcaagcaaGCACGCATACAGTTTGTGTAAAAATCAGCGCTAAAATGTACCAATCGATGTATAAAAGGCCATGCACCGCATTCCATCCTTTGCACACACAAATTCCAGAAACGGCCATATAATTAATTACATGTCCATCCAGAACCTATATGTGTATATGGTTTGGTTTCTCTCCTGTGTAGTCCTTGATCCCACAAATGCAGAGTATGGCGGCCTAGCACGGCTTGCCGGCGCGGCAGTTGAGCGTGCCGGCGAACTTGGTGAGCTCGCCGACGTAGCTTCCGTGCCTTGCCGGGATGAAGTCGAGCTGGTCGTACTTGCGCTCGTTCTGTCCGCCGGACTCGTTGAAGAAGGCCCCGTTCATCATGACGTCCCCCTGCGACTTCCACACCCAATCCTTGTACTCGCTGTAGGGCGTGTACTCCCTCTTGGTCACCTCCTTGGCGTTGGGGTCGTCGGGGGCGATGAACCGGTTCCCCTGGCTGATGATGGTGGGGTTCTTGTTGCCGCCGATGGCGTACATCTGCCAGTGCGTGTAGTCGTTGTTCACGACGTGGAAGAATCCGTAGCGGCAGCGCGGCATCCGCTGCACGAGCCCCTTGCCGAAGTGGTTGAAGGCGACGGTGACCTGCATCATCCTGTCCTGCGGGTTGTCGTTGCTGGCCCCGAACAGCATCACGTGGTCGTGCTTGGTGAAGTGGCTGTTGGAGACGGTGATCCCCGTGGACCCGTTGACGACGTCGATGAGCCCGTCGGAGCACCGGTACATGGACACGTGGTCGATCCAGACGTTGCTGGACGAGAGCACGGAgatgccgtcgccgtcgctccGGGTACGCAGCCCGTAGTGGCGCTTCGAGTCCCGGATAATGCCCCCCGAGTGCGGCGCCGAGTGGTGGATGTGCACGTTGTGGATGATCACGTGCGACACGCTCTGCAGCGTGATCTGCGCGCCGGTGATGTGGACCtgcgcgccgcggccgtcgaTGGTCTTGTTGTCGCTCACGATGAGCTCCTGACGGAGCCGCACCACCATGTCGCGCGCGAACACGATCCACAGCGGCCGGCCCTGGATCACGCCGTACCGGAGGGTGCCCTTCCGGGGGATGATCATCTCGTCGTCGCTCGCGTCCGTGACGATGTAGAtcttgccgccggcgccgccggtggtCTTGTGCCCGAACCCGCGCGCGCACAGCGCCAGCCGCTGCCGGTCGGTGGCCCAGTCGGCGCGGCACCGCCAGCAGCTGTCGATGGGGTTCGTCGCCGCGCACGGGCCCTGGTACCTCCGCAGCGACCGCCGCGTCGTGGCCCGGAGCGTCTccgtgttgaagcggttcatgGCGGCGATGGGGTCGCTGACGTAGGCGGCGCGGTTGTTCGCCcgggcctcctccgcccgctccGCCCAGTACTCCTCGTCGGAGGTGAcgttcgacgccgccgccgccgccgccgccgcgacggccgtGGCGAGGACGTAATAGAAGAGAATGGACAGAAGGGGGCTCCTGATTATTAGGGCCGCCATTGTAGTGTGTGGACGCCGGCCCGGCAGCCGCCCGGCGCCTCGATCGCCGCGGGGGAAAGGCTCAGGAGATGTGTATGGTGTAGAAGGTTCCTGAGCCCTCCCCAGCGGGTGGACGGCGGCGTGCGGCACCGAGGCGCGGGTCTGAGGTGCGCACGGTTGCGGTGGCGGTGTGGCGGTGGTTCCGGTTGCGGGTATATATAGCGGCTGCAGGCGTGACGCCCCCTGGGCTTTGGCTGGACGTCGTTGCGGCTGCTCTGTTTGGGAGTTTGGGGCGCGAGGAGAAAGGCCGGCCACAACCCACAAGTTCTGTTTGGTCCTGTGACCTCCTGCCATTAGTTAGGGAAGAAATGAACCGTCGAATCTTGGCAGGTAGTCAAGGTCAAAGCTCTGTCCCAATCGAAAAAAGGAAAGCGTGAATTTGCTGCCATTCTTGTGATTGGAAAGCTGGCGACATTCGTGCAATCAACGGCGAGCAGCACCCCTTCTTTTCCGGCTCGTGACAGCACTGTGTCATCTTCACCATCGCCGACGAGAGCTTCGCAGCCCGGCGGAGACGCGAGGCTTCCGAGAAAGGACCGTGGGCCCAAACACGATAGGACGCTCATTCACATGCAGTCCAGCCCAGTAACCAGACTTCAACGGCCCGTGAAGCCACGCGCTACCCTTGCCGGCTTCGCGCCATCCGAAAGATACGCATCCAAGTCCCGAGTCCGAACTCGACTCATCCTTCACGACCAGCAAACGGATTCCGATCCTTCCCCGACTCGAACCAACCATGATCCCCGACCATCGATAAATCCCCACGCACGGATGTGCCAACCACAAACACGAGTAGAGTCATCCAATCTTTCCCTTCGCCCTCGCTCGCTCGATCAACAATGGTGAAGTTTGACGTGGACGACGATGGAGACTTCCTCGACCAGCAACCAGACCAGGGTGACTGCAGCTTCATGTCCGATGATGACGACGATTACCTGGACGGGCAGTCGGACCAAGGTGAGGACGGCTTCATGTCCGGCGATGACGACGATTCGTCTCTCCACGAGCAATCATCATCAGACCAAGAAGATGACTGCAGCTCCATGTCCGACGATGCCGATTCGTCTCTCGACGAGCAATCGGAccaagaagacgacgacgacgacttctTCGACCAGGAACCGGACCGCCAAGCTAACATCTTCATGAAGTTCCTGATGGGGGCGATCCGCCGCTACACTGACCGCGGTTTCCActcgcccgccggcgccggcggcgaggacggtcCTGCGGGCACGTTCTCGCAGCATTATTACGTTGTCAACTTCACCGGCCGACGAGTACCACGTCTTCGCATTCGCAGGTTCCCGGCCGCCGAAGATTACGCCGTTGAGCTGGACGAGGACGACCCGTTCCCCGTGCAGGCGCCGCCGGTCGCTGCGTCGGAGGCAGCTGTCGCAGCGCTGGAGGCAGCCGAGGAGCCAGCCGACGACTGCTGCCCGGTCTGCCTGCAGGATGGTgcggcgccgggcgccgcgTGGACGCGGGTCGCGCCGTGTGGGCACCGGTTCCACGCCGCATGCGTGGCGCAATGGCTGCGGGTGAAGCTCAGCTGCCCGGTatgccgccgcccggccgccgccgctgccgctcccacCGCGTGCCGCCGTGATGACGTGGTGGAGGAGCCCTCACGCTCGCTCCCGATCCCGGACATCGTCGAGGAGATGTTCTCGATTGGTTACGAGGAGTCTTTGGTGTTAGAGTGCACCTCGCGTTGGATGGAGTTCATGGGCACCTTCCGCCTGCCGTCGACTGGGAATTCTTCGGGGGTATCAGGCGGTCCAGCATGAGCCTGGATGTTTTCTGATCTACGAGCGTGTAAGCCATCGATCGAGAAATTT
It includes:
- the LOC101762438 gene encoding translation factor GUF1 homolog, mitochondrial, with amino-acid sequence MAGAAVLRRSARGIARHIAAAPSLSRNALQQPERLLSSQASPEHGARGAVSGSELALYPPERVRNFSIIAHVDHGKSTLADRLLELTGTIQKGHGQPQYLDKLQVERERGITVKAQTATMFYRNTTASQDSDAPRYLLNLIDTPGHVDFSYEVSRSLAACQGALLVVDAAQGVQAQTIANFYLAFESNLSIIPVINKIDQPTADPDNVKDQLKRLFDIDPSEALLTSAKTGKGLEHVLPAVIERIPSPPGKCDSPVRMLLLDSYYDEYKGVICHVAVVDGALRKGDKIASAATGRAYEVLDVGIMHPELTPTGVLYTGQVGYVISGMRSTKEARIGDTLHQAKSIVEPLPGFKPAKHMVFSGLYPADGSDFEALSHAIEKLTCNDASVSVTKESSNALGMGFRCGFLGLLHMDVFHQRLEQEYGAQVISTIPTVPYIFEYGDGSKVQVENPAALASNPGKRITACWEPTVIATIIIPSEYVGPVIMLCSERRGEQLEYTFIDAQRAMLKYRLPLKEIIVDFYNELKGITSGYATFDYEDSEYEQSDLVKMDILLNGQPVDAMATIVHNQKAQRVGRELVEKLKKFIERQMFEITIQAAIGSKVIARETLSAMRKNVLAKCYGGDITRKKKLLEKQKEGKKRMKRVGSVDIPQEAFHELLKVSNSK
- the LOC101763247 gene encoding pectate lyase → MAALIIRSPLLSILFYYVLATAVAAAAAAAASNVTSDEEYWAERAEEARANNRAAYVSDPIAAMNRFNTETLRATTRRSLRRYQGPCAATNPIDSCWRCRADWATDRQRLALCARGFGHKTTGGAGGKIYIVTDASDDEMIIPRKGTLRYGVIQGRPLWIVFARDMVVRLRQELIVSDNKTIDGRGAQVHITGAQITLQSVSHVIIHNVHIHHSAPHSGGIIRDSKRHYGLRTRSDGDGISVLSSSNVWIDHVSMYRCSDGLIDVVNGSTGITVSNSHFTKHDHVMLFGASNDNPQDRMMQVTVAFNHFGKGLVQRMPRCRYGFFHVVNNDYTHWQMYAIGGNKNPTIISQGNRFIAPDDPNAKEVTKREYTPYSEYKDWVWKSQGDVMMNGAFFNESGGQNERKYDQLDFIPARHGSYVGELTKFAGTLNCRAGKPC